From Camelina sativa cultivar DH55 chromosome 7, Cs, whole genome shotgun sequence, one genomic window encodes:
- the LOC104703109 gene encoding biotin--protein ligase 1, chloroplastic isoform X2, translating into MLFLIYCSNFSELPVGSVCVTDVQLKGRGRTKNVWESPKGCLMYSFTLEMEDGRVVPLVQYVVSLAVTEAVKDVCDKKGLSYIDVKIKWPNDLYLNGLKVGGILCTSTYRSKKFHVSVGVGLNVDNEQPTTCLNAVLKDMSPASNLLKREEILGAFFLKFEKFFDLFMDQGFKSLEELYYRTWLHSEQRVIVEEKVQDQVVQNVVTIQGLTSSGYLLAIGDDNQMYELHPDGNSFDFFKGLVRRKI; encoded by the exons ATGTTGTTTCTCA TTTATTGCAGTAACTTCTCTGAGCTGCCAGTTGGTTCAGTTTGTGTCACTGATGTCCAGCTTAAAGGTCGAG GCAGAACAAAGAATGTATGGGAATCTCCAAAGGGTTGTCTTATGTATTCTTTTACTCTGGAAATGGAAGATGGTCGTGTCGTGCCTTTGGTACAGTATGTGGTATCTCTTGCTGTAACCGAAGCAGTGAAAGATGTCTGTGACAAGAAA GGTTTGTCGTACATTGATGTTAAAATTAAGTGGCCGAATGATCTCTACTTGAATGGCCTTAAGGTTGGAGGCATTTTGTGTACCTCGACTTATAGATCAAAGAAGTTTCATGTCAGTGTCG GTGTGGGATTGAATGTGGACAACGAGCAACCAACCACATGCTTAAATGCTGTACTAAAAGATATGTCTCCTGCGTCAAACTTacttaaaagagaagaaatccttggagctttttttcttaaatttgaaaaattcttTGATCTATTCATGGACCAAG GTTTTAAATCTCTCGAGGAACTTTACTACAGAACATGGTTACACAG TGAGCAAAGAgtaattgttgaagaaaaagtACAGGACCAAGTTGTTCAAAATGTTGTGACTATCCAG GGATTGACGTCTTCGGGATATTTGCTGGCTATTGGAGATGACAATCAAATGTATGAGCTTCACCCTGATGGCAATag TTTTGACTTTTTCAAAGGTCTGGTTCGAAGAAAAATATGA
- the LOC104703110 gene encoding patatin-like protein 2 — protein MQMDSPKSPLQPPTYGNLVTILSIDGGGIRGLIPAVILGFLESELQKLDGEDARLADYFDVVAGTSTGGLVTAMLTAPNKEGRPLFAASEIKEFYLEQCPKIFPQDHFPFSAAKNLVKSLTGPKYDGEYLHQLIHAKLGDTKLNQTLTNVVIPTFDIKHLQPTIFSSYEVKNNPLKNATLADIAISTSAAPTYLPAHFFRTEDSTGNVKEYNLIDGGVAANNPALVAIGEVTNEITRGSSDFFPIRPNDYGRFLVLSLGTGSHKCEEKFNAKEVAGWGLLSWLTHDNSTPLIDAFTQASSDMVDFHLSAVFRALHSEPNYIRIQDDTLNGDAASVDIATVENLDILAKTGEELLKKPVSRVNLDSGSNENAYQTTNGMALIKLAGILSKEKKIRDVRSPHGKAPIKM, from the exons ATGCAAATGGATAGCCCGAAATCACCTCTTCAACCTCCGACCTATGGAAACTTAGTGACAATCCTCAGCATCGACGGTGGTGGCATTAGAGGGCTTATCCCTGCAGTAATCCTTGGTTTTCTCGAGTCCGAACTTCAG AAATTGGATGGGGAAGACGCAAGGCTTGCAGACTACTTTGATGTAGTGGCAGGAACAAGCACTGGTGGTCTGGTGACAGCCATGCTCACCGCTCCTAACAAGGAAGGGCGGCCCTTGTTTGCAGCCTCTGAGATAAAAGAATTCTATCTTGAGCAGTGTCCAAAGATCTTCCCTCAAGATCATTTCCCATTTTCGGCCGCTAAAAACCTCGTAAAATCCTTGACTGGTCCTAAATATGACGGTGAATACCTTCATCAACTTATCCACGCTAAGTTGGGTGATACAAAGTTAAATCAAACGCTTACCAACGTTGTCATTCCAACTTTTGATATCAAGCATCTTCAACCTACTATCTTTAGTAGTTACGAG GTGAAAAACAATCCTCTCAAGAATGCAACCCTCGCTGACATTGCtatctcaacttcagcagcccCTACTTACTTGCCTGCCCATTTCTTCAGAACTGAAGATTCAACCGGAAACGTTAAAGAATACAATCTTATTGATGGCGGAGTTGCAGCTAACAACCCG GCTTTGGTGGCCATTGGGGAGGTAACAAATGAGATCACAAGAGGTAGCAGTGATTTTTTCCCGATCAGACCAAATGATTATGGAAGGTTTCTTGTTCTTTCGCTTGGAACCGGAAGCCATAAATGCGAAGAGAAATTCAATGCAAAAGAAGTAGCTGGCTGGGGGTTATTGAGTTGGTTAACACACGATAACTCTACACCTCTCATTGATGCTTTCACGCAAGCTAGCTCCGACATGGTTGATTTTCATCTATCTGCTGTTTTCCGAGCTCTTCATTCTGAACCCAACTATATTCGTATCCAG gATGACACATTAAATGGAGATGCTGCTTCTGTGGATATCGCTACGGTCGAGAATCTTGACATTCTTGCCAAGACAGGAGAGGAACTACTCAAGAAACCTGTTTCTAGAGTCAACCTAGACTCCGGTTCTAACGAAAATGCCTATCAAACAACTAATGGAATGGCTCTTATAAA GTTAGCAGGAATActttcaaaagagaagaagatccgAGACGTGCGATCACCTCATGGAAAAGCTCCAATTAAGATGTAA
- the LOC104703109 gene encoding biotin--protein ligase 1, chloroplastic isoform X1: MESHHASCSLVLCGKSSVETEIAKRLKNNNNSLKLPDNTKVSLFLESEAKHLVKDDDGDSFNLSLFMNSILTHQFGRFLIWSPRLSSTHDVVSHNFSELPVGSVCVTDVQLKGRGRTKNVWESPKGCLMYSFTLEMEDGRVVPLVQYVVSLAVTEAVKDVCDKKGLSYIDVKIKWPNDLYLNGLKVGGILCTSTYRSKKFHVSVGVGLNVDNEQPTTCLNAVLKDMSPASNLLKREEILGAFFLKFEKFFDLFMDQGFKSLEELYYRTWLHSEQRVIVEEKVQDQVVQNVVTIQGLTSSGYLLAIGDDNQMYELHPDGNSFDFFKGLVRRKI; this comes from the exons ATGGAGAGTCATCATGCTTCTTGTAGCTTGGTTCTATGTGGCAAGTCCTCTGTGGAAACTGAGATAGCAAAGCgtctcaagaacaacaacaactcgCTTAAACTCCCAGACAATACCAAAGTTTCACTCTTTTTAGAATCCGAGGCTAAGCATTTGGtcaaagatgatgatggtgattcCTTCAATCTCTCACTCTTTATGAACTCCATTCTAACTCATCAGTTTGGGCGGTTTCTTATTTGGTCTCCGCGTTTGTCGTCCACTCACGATGTTGTTTCTCA TAACTTCTCTGAGCTGCCAGTTGGTTCAGTTTGTGTCACTGATGTCCAGCTTAAAGGTCGAG GCAGAACAAAGAATGTATGGGAATCTCCAAAGGGTTGTCTTATGTATTCTTTTACTCTGGAAATGGAAGATGGTCGTGTCGTGCCTTTGGTACAGTATGTGGTATCTCTTGCTGTAACCGAAGCAGTGAAAGATGTCTGTGACAAGAAA GGTTTGTCGTACATTGATGTTAAAATTAAGTGGCCGAATGATCTCTACTTGAATGGCCTTAAGGTTGGAGGCATTTTGTGTACCTCGACTTATAGATCAAAGAAGTTTCATGTCAGTGTCG GTGTGGGATTGAATGTGGACAACGAGCAACCAACCACATGCTTAAATGCTGTACTAAAAGATATGTCTCCTGCGTCAAACTTacttaaaagagaagaaatccttggagctttttttcttaaatttgaaaaattcttTGATCTATTCATGGACCAAG GTTTTAAATCTCTCGAGGAACTTTACTACAGAACATGGTTACACAG TGAGCAAAGAgtaattgttgaagaaaaagtACAGGACCAAGTTGTTCAAAATGTTGTGACTATCCAG GGATTGACGTCTTCGGGATATTTGCTGGCTATTGGAGATGACAATCAAATGTATGAGCTTCACCCTGATGGCAATag TTTTGACTTTTTCAAAGGTCTGGTTCGAAGAAAAATATGA